In Candidatus Acidiferrales bacterium, the sequence CATCATCAACGGCCCGGTGAAGGTCTGGACCGATAACATGACTTGGTTCCGCGGCCTAGCCGGCTTGCAAGACCTCTCCGGCACAAACCCCATTCGCCTGCGCGTTTTTGGGCTGCTTCTGAAGCATCCGGCTGACGGCAGCTACGTCATAATTGCTCGCTGGGTGGCAAGACTCTCGTAACTCCACTTTCCCGCCGGGAGCCCTCGAAAGCTCCCGGACGGTGAACCCGAAGCAAGGCTCCGGTGTTGCACTTTTATCGGTCGCAGCCCGGCTCCCGTAAATAGCAACGGCACGAGCATGGCCGATGCGGGCGCTCGAATCGGCCGCCGGCATCCCGGCGTGGCGAAAGCCTATGCTTCTCCCGCCGGGTTATTGTATGTTTGGTGGTTCGATTCGGAAATGATCTTGCCCGGGGAGGCCTCATGATCCTTGCGCTGCGCACGCTCCTGGTTATTCTCCTTTTCGTGCCGGTCACTTTCGTTTCGGCTGGGGAAAAATCGTCTGTTCAAAAGGCAGCGAAGCCTCCCGTTCACGCTGACCTGATCTTGACTCACGGAAGGATTTATACCGTAGAAGAAGGACAGCCGTGGGCGGATGCCGTGGCCATTCGCGGTGAGAAGATTCTGGCGGTCGGAAGCGAGGCGGAGCTGAACCACTTCCGCGGGCCGAGAACAAAAACCATCGACCTGCGCGGCCGGTTCGCCATGCCGGGGATGATTGACAGCCACCTCCATTTCCGCGGCGGCAGTCTGGCTCTTGAGCAGGTGAACCTGGACGGCGCTTATGCGATCGAAGAGATGAAGCAGCGGGTGCGGGAGTATGCCGCCGCCCACCCCCAGAAGAAATGGATCGTGGGCCGCGGCTGGCTCTACACGAGCTTCGCCCCGGGCGGCTTGCCGGACAAGCGCCAGCTCGATGAGTGGGTCTCCGACCGGCCGGCGATCCTCGAGGCCTACGATGGCCATACCAACTGGGCAAACAGCCGGGCGCTCGCCGCCGCCCATATCACCCGGGACACTCCCGATCCACCCGGCGGCATGATCGTAAAGGATCCGGCGACAGGTGAGCCGACCGGGGCCTTGAAAGAAACTGCCGGTGACCTGGTCACCAAACTTCTCCCGAAGCCAACCCATGCCGAAGCACTCGCGGCCCTGCGCAAAGGCCTGAAGCTCGCCGCCCGCTCCGGCCTGACCAGCGTGGTCAACGCCGATGGCGGCCTGAATGACCTGGCGCTCTTCGAAGCATTGCGCAGCCGCGGCGAACTGACCCTGCGGATCTACATGGCCATGAATCTGGCGCCCACCACAACCGAGAAAGAGATCGCCGATTTTGAAAAAGCGCGAAAACTTTATCGCAGCCCCTGGGTCCGCGCCGGCGTCATCAAGGGCTTCATGGACGGGGTGATCGAATCGCATACCGCCGCCATGCTGGAGCCGTACGCCGACGACCCGAAGCTCAACGGCAAGCCCAATTTCACGCAGAAGGAGATCGATCGCCTGGTAGCCGAGCTAGACAGACGTGGTTTCCAGGTGATGCTCCATGCCATCGGCGACGGCGGCATTCGCATGGCGCTCGATGCTTATGAAAATGCGCTCAAGGCGAACGGCCCGCGCGACCGGCGATTTCGCATCGAGCATATTGAGAGTATTTCTCCGGTGGACATCCCGCGCTTTGCCGGGTTGGGCGTCATCGCCAGTTTCCAACCTTATCACTGTTATCCGGAGTCGAACCTGGTTGAGATCTGGGCGAGGAACGTCGGCCACGAGCGGCTGCCCTATTCGTTCGCCTGGAACGACATTCGCCGGCACGGCGCGAGGCTGACATTCGGCAGCGATTGGCCGGTCGTTTCACTCAGCCCCTGGATTGGATTACAAAACGCTGTGACACGCCAAACCGATGACGGCCAACCTGCCGGCGGCTGGGTGGGCGCGCAGCGGGTGACACTGCCGCAGGCCATCCGCGCCTACACCCTCGACGCCGCCTATGCCGAATTCGAAGACCGACGCAAAGGCAGCCTCCGACCCGGCAAACTTGCCGACATCATCGTCCTCTCCCAGAACCCGTTTGAAATTTCTCCACTCAAGATCCGTGAAACGAAGGTCCTGCTCACGATCGTCGGCGGAAGGATCGTGCACCGCGATCCCATCTAGTCCCGCCTTCGGCGGAGCCCGGGCGAGAAGGCGCCGAGCGGCGCCGCGGTTGCTTCCGGTCGGCAAACTTGCGAACATGGATTGTCGGCGAGGGCGCTGCCACCCTCCGGAAGCTTCGGGATCGGCTCCGTCGCCACGCTAAAGAATGACAAAGACAGCTCTAAATACCCCCACCGGCATCAAGGTTCACGCTTCCACGGGCAAAGGCCTCGAAATCGCCTGGTTGGACGGCCACCAGAGTCTCTATCCCTTTCCCTATCTTCGCGATGCCTGTCCTTGCGCAGCCTGTGGCTCAAAGCCTTCCCACGGCAGCAGCGGCGTGGCTCTCCCTCTTTACCGAGAAACCCCGAAACCGCGCAGCGTGGAACACGTCGGGCAGTACGCCATTCAATTCGTATGGAACGACGGCCACGACACCGGCATCTACAGCTTCGATTATCTGCGAGAAATCTGCCCCTGCGACGCATGTAAGCCCACCCCGCGGAAGTAGCCCAGGACGGGCGACTGTCCCTAGTGCTGCCAAGTACACAAGTACTATTGCTCGCTGTCGGCGCTTTTTAGTCCCATAGGAATGCTGCCCCTGAGAGAGCAATTTGGAAAGTGAGTCCACTTTGGCAGGGACAAATCTGACCCGAGCGGAAAAACTGTTCGGCCTCTTTGCCGGTCTATTTGTTCTGTTCCATCTCGCAGCCTTTCTGGTTCTTTCCCACCGCCCCAACCTGGTGACGGTGCTTGGCAACATCAGCCACCTCGTCCCGGTGCTCCTGGCAGGAATCTTTTGCGCGGCAGCCGCCTGGCGCCGGGAGGGAAGTCCGCGCGTCTTCTGGCTCTTCCTGACGATTGGCCTGTGGCTCTATCTTGTGGGAATGCTGTACTGGTTTGTCTGGGAAGTCATTTTGCATCGGCCCCTGCCGAACCCCTGGCCGATGCAGGAGACCCCGGTTTTTCTCCACTCCTTGTTTTTCCTGGGCGCGGCCTTGTGGAACCCGCAGCGCAAACGCAACCTCCTGGACGTGTATCGCAATGCGATCGACTTCTCGCTGGTCTTTGTGGCGGTGATTTTTGTTTACCTTTATTCGGTGATCAGCTTTGAGATCGTCACGCAGAACTCCCCTTCTTACAGTTCGAATTGGAACAAGGTTTACGACATTGAGAACCTGACGCTGGTGCTGGCTTTTGCGTTCTTGGCCTGGAAAAGCTCTTATCTGTGGAGGCGTGTTTATTCGTTGCTGGCCGTCGGGGGAGCGTGGCACCTGGTCGGCGCTGCCCTCGCCAACCGGGCGATTGACCTGCACCGCTACCGCACCGGCAGCGTGTACGAGCTGGGCTTGATTCCTCCCTATTTTTTCTTTTGCTTCGCCGCCTTTCACTTCTTGCAGCATCCCGAGCTGATCAAGGAAGCAGAACCACGCAAGCTTTCCCTGGGCAAGGTCACCTACTCCGGCCTGGGTCAGCTTTTCACCTGGCTTAGCATCTTGCTCATTCCCGCCACCGATCTGCTCGTGCGGCACTACTCCAGCCATCCGCCGGCCTTGCGCGCCTTTCGCACGGACCTGACTCTCATTACTGTTTTGGTGGTCACCACCTTAGCCGCCATGCGCCATGGGCTGGTGCAGCGAGAGAATCGCCGGTTGTTCGGCGCCTTGACGCGCTCGGAATCGAAGTACAAGTTCTTGGTGGAAGCATCGCACGACCTCGTCTATCGCACGAGCGCACGGGGTGAATGGGAGTTTGTCAACGATGTCTGCCAGCAGCTATTCGGTTATTCCAAGCGAGAAATGCTGGGCAGGCACTTCACCGAGTTCATCCACCCCGAGGACAGGCCCGCTGCCGTGGAGATCCACCGGCAGGTCGAAAACGGCAAGAGCATTCGAAGCTACGAGAACCGCATCCTTTGCAAAGATGGAACGGTCCGGCATATGAGTTGGAATGCCAGCCCCATCCTGGACGCGCAGGGGCAATTCCTCGGCTGCCACGGCATGAGCCGGGACGTATCCCTCACCAGAAAGCTTCAGGATGAACTCAATCAGAAAGCGCACAACCTGGAGAAGGCTTATGCCGAGCTGCAGGCTGCCCAGCAACATCTCCTGCAGTCCGAGCGCATGGCAGCCGTCGGCCAACTGGTATCCGGGATCGCCCACGAACTGAACAATCCGCTCACTGCCGTACTGGGGTTTTCTGAGATGCTCCTCAGCAACCCGGGCGTGGATCATTCGGCAAAAAGCAAACTGACCAAGGTTTTCGATTCCGCGAAGCGCACCCAAAACATCGTGAACAATTTGCTTCGGTTCGCCCGCCAGGAGAAACCAAGCCGGCAACCGGTGGATGTCAACGAGCTCGTTCAAAGGACCATTGCGCTGCGCGAGTATGATCTCCGCGTCAGCAACGTGAAGGTGGAGTTTCGAGGCGACACCAAGCTTCCCCTGACCCTGGGCGATCCGCATCAGCTCAGCCAGGTCTTCTTGAACATCATCAACAACGCTTACGATGCCATCGTCGAATTCCGCCGCGACGGCCACCTGGTCATCTCCACTCGTTGTTCGGAGAAGTGGATTGAGATTGTCTTTGCTGACGACGGCCCGGGTATGCGCGAGCCCGGGCGTGTCTTTGAGCCTTTCTACACCACCAAAGACATCGGTCGCGGGACGGGCCTGGGGCTGAGCATCTGTTACGGGATTGTGAAGGAGCACGGCGGCGAGATCTCCGCCCGCAACCACCAAGGCGGCGGGGCCACTTTCTCCATCCGCTTGCCCGTGACCGCAGTGCCAGCC encodes:
- a CDS encoding amidohydrolase → MILALRTLLVILLFVPVTFVSAGEKSSVQKAAKPPVHADLILTHGRIYTVEEGQPWADAVAIRGEKILAVGSEAELNHFRGPRTKTIDLRGRFAMPGMIDSHLHFRGGSLALEQVNLDGAYAIEEMKQRVREYAAAHPQKKWIVGRGWLYTSFAPGGLPDKRQLDEWVSDRPAILEAYDGHTNWANSRALAAAHITRDTPDPPGGMIVKDPATGEPTGALKETAGDLVTKLLPKPTHAEALAALRKGLKLAARSGLTSVVNADGGLNDLALFEALRSRGELTLRIYMAMNLAPTTTEKEIADFEKARKLYRSPWVRAGVIKGFMDGVIESHTAAMLEPYADDPKLNGKPNFTQKEIDRLVAELDRRGFQVMLHAIGDGGIRMALDAYENALKANGPRDRRFRIEHIESISPVDIPRFAGLGVIASFQPYHCYPESNLVEIWARNVGHERLPYSFAWNDIRRHGARLTFGSDWPVVSLSPWIGLQNAVTRQTDDGQPAGGWVGAQRVTLPQAIRAYTLDAAYAEFEDRRKGSLRPGKLADIIVLSQNPFEISPLKIRETKVLLTIVGGRIVHRDPI
- a CDS encoding DUF971 domain-containing protein — translated: MTKTALNTPTGIKVHASTGKGLEIAWLDGHQSLYPFPYLRDACPCAACGSKPSHGSSGVALPLYRETPKPRSVEHVGQYAIQFVWNDGHDTGIYSFDYLREICPCDACKPTPRK
- a CDS encoding ATP-binding protein; this translates as MAGTNLTRAEKLFGLFAGLFVLFHLAAFLVLSHRPNLVTVLGNISHLVPVLLAGIFCAAAAWRREGSPRVFWLFLTIGLWLYLVGMLYWFVWEVILHRPLPNPWPMQETPVFLHSLFFLGAALWNPQRKRNLLDVYRNAIDFSLVFVAVIFVYLYSVISFEIVTQNSPSYSSNWNKVYDIENLTLVLAFAFLAWKSSYLWRRVYSLLAVGGAWHLVGAALANRAIDLHRYRTGSVYELGLIPPYFFFCFAAFHFLQHPELIKEAEPRKLSLGKVTYSGLGQLFTWLSILLIPATDLLVRHYSSHPPALRAFRTDLTLITVLVVTTLAAMRHGLVQRENRRLFGALTRSESKYKFLVEASHDLVYRTSARGEWEFVNDVCQQLFGYSKREMLGRHFTEFIHPEDRPAAVEIHRQVENGKSIRSYENRILCKDGTVRHMSWNASPILDAQGQFLGCHGMSRDVSLTRKLQDELNQKAHNLEKAYAELQAAQQHLLQSERMAAVGQLVSGIAHELNNPLTAVLGFSEMLLSNPGVDHSAKSKLTKVFDSAKRTQNIVNNLLRFARQEKPSRQPVDVNELVQRTIALREYDLRVSNVKVEFRGDTKLPLTLGDPHQLSQVFLNIINNAYDAIVEFRRDGHLVISTRCSEKWIEIVFADDGPGMREPGRVFEPFYTTKDIGRGTGLGLSICYGIVKEHGGEISARNHQGGGATFSIRLPVTAVPAVAHQVATAAATAKPGARSALVVDDEESVVDLQRHILEELEIAVSTAKDGKEALGRLAADSFDLIILDLKMPGGISGRDVYEWLQENRPGKEKAVLFITGDVVNHETAQFLSQASVQALTKPFALEEYRKAVAKVLLIPGPAVILPGRPHAI